The following are encoded in a window of Verrucomicrobiia bacterium genomic DNA:
- a CDS encoding TolC family protein, which produces MKNNLIRATILFGAAFSIFTAFADAPDTNQVPSWIDHPLSLAETINLALQQNGAILRGKSDLQAQYGVVVQTRAIAIPRLSATGNYLYTTEVETAPYPGAPGAINNTWGATLQLTQSIYQGGQITSSLRSAKLTQAQAILDYQTVIADNLLQVRIAYYDVLQAAEQITVEDASVKLLHKQLEDQQRRYDAGSVPRFNVLQAEVAEANERPHLISARNNYRISKNTLVDLLGVRLPPQISQDVPLQLSDKLDADPYQIDLPIAIGKAFENRSELASLRKKQALSDEAVIGANSNYKPSVQLIGQYGARNSELLSDDPGFVVHGASAGAQVSWNIFDGFLTKGKVQQAKAQQQGARVDVDNEMRSIELEVRTDYSNFIEASETLESQKKVLEEAEEALRLATARNGAGTGTQLDVLSAETSLTQSRSTQIQALHDYDTARARLERAIGINIMQTNGK; this is translated from the coding sequence ATGAAAAATAATCTTATCCGCGCCACGATTTTGTTTGGCGCTGCCTTCAGCATTTTCACGGCCTTCGCCGATGCGCCCGACACGAACCAGGTTCCGTCGTGGATTGATCATCCGCTCTCGCTCGCTGAGACAATCAACCTCGCCTTGCAACAAAACGGCGCGATCCTCCGCGGTAAAAGCGATCTCCAGGCGCAATATGGGGTCGTCGTGCAAACCCGCGCCATCGCCATTCCGAGACTCTCGGCCACCGGCAATTATCTTTACACCACCGAAGTCGAAACCGCGCCTTATCCCGGCGCGCCCGGGGCCATCAATAATACCTGGGGCGCGACGCTTCAGCTCACGCAAAGCATTTATCAGGGCGGCCAAATCACGTCGTCCCTTCGCTCGGCCAAACTCACCCAGGCGCAGGCCATCCTCGATTATCAAACCGTTATCGCGGATAATCTACTGCAAGTCCGCATTGCCTATTACGATGTCCTGCAAGCCGCCGAACAAATCACGGTTGAAGACGCTTCCGTCAAGCTCCTGCATAAACAACTCGAAGACCAGCAGCGCCGTTACGATGCCGGTTCTGTTCCGCGTTTCAATGTTCTGCAAGCCGAAGTCGCCGAAGCCAACGAACGTCCTCATCTCATTTCCGCGCGCAATAATTATCGCATCTCCAAGAACACGCTCGTGGATTTGCTCGGCGTTCGTTTGCCGCCGCAGATCTCCCAGGACGTCCCGCTGCAACTCAGCGACAAACTTGACGCCGATCCGTATCAGATTGATTTGCCCATCGCCATCGGCAAGGCCTTCGAGAATCGTTCCGAGCTGGCGTCGCTGCGCAAGAAACAGGCGTTGAGCGATGAAGCGGTCATCGGCGCGAATTCGAATTACAAACCGTCCGTGCAACTCATCGGCCAATACGGCGCGCGCAATTCCGAATTGCTCAGCGACGATCCCGGCTTCGTCGTTCATGGCGCGAGCGCGGGCGCGCAAGTGAGCTGGAATATTTTTGACGGTTTTCTCACCAAGGGAAAAGTCCAGCAGGCGAAAGCGCAGCAACAGGGCGCGCGCGTGGACGTGGACAACGAAATGCGCTCCATCGAACTCGAAGTGCGCACCGATTATTCCAACTTCATCGAAGCCAGCGAAACCCTTGAGTCGCAGAAAAAAGTTTTGGAAGAAGCCGAGGAGGCGTTGCGGCTCGCCACCGCGCGCAATGGCGCCGGCACGGGCACCCAACTCGATGTTTTGAGCGCCGAGACTTCGCTCACCCAGTCGCGCTCGACGCAAATCCAGGCGTTGCATGATTATGATACCGCGCGCGCGCGTCTCGAACGCGCCATCGGCATCAACATCATGCAGACCAATGGAAAATAG